A genomic region of Acidimicrobiia bacterium contains the following coding sequences:
- a CDS encoding MFS transporter: protein MATTATVAGAPAAVHERRWWILGVLSCCVIVIGVDNTILNVALPSIVRGLGASGSELQWMVDAYTLVFACLLLTAGSLGDRYGRRRALLFGLLWFAVFSGLAATASSPTMLIGARALMGVGGAFIFPTTLSILTNTFTDPRERARAIGVWAGTAGLGIALGPIAGGLLVEHFGWAAVFLVNIPICITAAFLAARLIPDTRNPEESPLDPIGATLSIVGLVGLLLGIIEAPNRGWTAPLVLGGFLVGLGFLAAFAWWERRIERPMLDVRFFRNPRFSAASATITLAYFSLFASTFLLTQYFQFILGYSPLKSGLMLTPVALGLMIGSPIAPRLVQRVGTTRVVVPALCVVSACVACYASDTLMSSFVIGFVVRLVYGVAMGMTTAPVTESIMGSLPPGRAGVGSAVNDTTRQTGGALGVAVLGSILAARFHQQMDAARLPAPLRHASRDSIGVALAVAGRLSGRLAAQLHAVARHAFLSGTRLTFVAATIVVLAAAAIAARFLPAREEPSSVLAGPDLDQGAIALEVERLPA from the coding sequence GGTCGACAACACGATCCTCAACGTGGCGCTCCCGTCGATCGTGCGCGGCCTCGGAGCCTCGGGATCCGAGCTCCAGTGGATGGTCGACGCGTACACCCTCGTGTTCGCCTGTCTCCTCCTGACCGCCGGGTCGCTCGGCGACCGGTACGGACGCCGGCGCGCCCTGCTGTTCGGCTTGCTGTGGTTCGCGGTGTTCTCGGGGCTGGCCGCGACGGCGTCATCGCCGACCATGCTGATCGGCGCCCGCGCCCTGATGGGTGTCGGCGGTGCGTTCATCTTCCCGACAACGTTGTCGATCCTCACCAACACGTTCACCGACCCGCGTGAGCGCGCCCGCGCCATCGGCGTGTGGGCGGGCACGGCGGGCCTCGGGATCGCGCTGGGCCCGATCGCCGGGGGCCTGCTCGTCGAGCACTTCGGGTGGGCGGCCGTGTTCCTCGTCAACATCCCGATCTGCATCACCGCGGCGTTCCTCGCGGCGCGGCTGATCCCGGACACGCGGAACCCTGAGGAGTCGCCGCTGGATCCCATCGGCGCGACATTGTCGATCGTCGGGCTCGTGGGTCTGCTGCTCGGCATCATCGAGGCCCCGAACCGAGGGTGGACCGCGCCGCTCGTTCTGGGTGGGTTCCTCGTCGGCCTCGGCTTCCTCGCCGCGTTCGCCTGGTGGGAACGCCGCATCGAGCGGCCGATGCTCGACGTCCGGTTCTTCCGCAACCCGCGGTTCTCGGCCGCGTCGGCGACGATCACCCTCGCCTACTTCTCGCTGTTCGCGTCCACGTTCCTCCTGACCCAGTACTTCCAGTTCATCCTCGGGTACAGCCCGCTCAAGTCGGGTCTCATGCTGACCCCGGTCGCGCTTGGCCTGATGATCGGATCACCGATCGCCCCGCGCCTCGTGCAGCGAGTTGGAACGACCCGGGTCGTCGTCCCGGCCCTCTGTGTCGTCTCGGCGTGCGTCGCCTGCTATGCGTCGGACACGCTGATGTCTTCGTTCGTGATCGGCTTCGTCGTCCGCCTCGTGTACGGCGTGGCGATGGGCATGACGACCGCTCCCGTGACCGAATCGATCATGGGGTCCCTGCCACCCGGACGGGCGGGTGTCGGGTCGGCCGTCAACGACACCACGCGACAGACGGGCGGGGCGCTCGGCGTCGCGGTGCTCGGGAGCATCCTCGCGGCCCGGTTCCATCAGCAGATGGACGCGGCCCGGCTCCCGGCCCCCCTCCGGCACGCCAGCCGCGACTCGATCGGCGTGGCGCTCGCGGTGGCGGGTCGGCTCTCCGGTCGGCTCGCGGCCCAGCTGCACGCCGTCGCCCGCCACGCCTTCCTCTCAGGCACTCGCCTGACGTTCGTGGCCGCCACCATCGTGGTGCTGGCGGCGGCGGCAATCGCCGCCCGCTTCCTGCCGGCTAGGGAGGAGCCCTCCTCGGTGCTCGCCGGCCCCGACCTCGACCAGGGGGCGATCGCCCTCGAGGTGGAGCGCCTCCCCGCCTGA
- a CDS encoding amidohydrolase family protein translates to VGLDRVMWGSDYPHHESTYPYTTLGLRRAFSDWEPAEIRRVTSENVARLYGFDLGVLTPIGARVGPAADEVATPLDAVPDDSASPAFTRR, encoded by the coding sequence GGTTGGGCTCGACCGCGTGATGTGGGGCAGCGACTACCCGCACCACGAGAGCACCTACCCGTACACGACCCTGGGACTCCGCCGCGCCTTCTCCGACTGGGAGCCCGCCGAGATCCGACGGGTCACCAGCGAGAACGTGGCGCGGCTCTACGGCTTCGACCTCGGGGTCCTGACCCCGATCGGCGCCCGGGTCGGCCCGGCCGCAGACGAGGTCGCGACGCCGCTCGACGCCGTGCCCGACGACTCGGCAAGCCCGGCGTTCACGCGGCGGTAG